In Populus nigra chromosome 1, ddPopNigr1.1, whole genome shotgun sequence, one genomic interval encodes:
- the LOC133678629 gene encoding putative serine/threonine-protein kinase-like protein CCR3: MTVKLSYLPTILFVAITPSLLHVVVVKSLGTASTIAITYSTPTACGIVAGEPTQRVQCYQNGQAIALQPNISFEAISGGLNFLCGLRSGGLAILCWETAAISHFSSLQPKRIYYSNTVRLTDLTVGDVQVCAREVNSGMVKCWRGVGRGKSSFPSPGVALKFSTITSGSGFTCGILMNNSRVHCWGNSDVGTEIERQFGNLTMLNLVAGESHACGLARSGVLVCKGSNGSRQLDAPFNSTFEFSALALGANFTCSIEQRNGLVQCWGEANKFQLDSYISENDSLDLIVAGLNFICGLTTRNLSMICWGMGWSNALSHGDDLPLGTIIPGSCVQSSCSTCGMYPNSETLCGGSGSICKSCQIERPLALPLPPITPPPSEELQPVLQVKSRNKISLVFLIVGSVGALAGIGTIVYFLSIFLHKRYSNTVQPSTTDVNLNIGASVNSDSTAPPLRLFSIRSYGSRRLGQQRNGSSSRRTERTQNFSLSELLTATNNFSLENKIGSGSFGTVYKGELPDGREVAIKRGETGMKMRKLQEKEIAFDSELALLSRLHHKHLLGLIGFCEENDERLLVYEYMSNRSLHDHLHSKENTEKSSSILNSWKMRIKIALDAARGIEYLHNYAVPPIIHRDIKSSNILLDANWTAKVSDFGLSLMEPEFDQEFLSTRAAGTVGYIDPEYYVLNVLTAKSDVYGLGVVLLELLTGKRAVFKNDEDGVVPMGVVEYATPLIAKGMLQNVLDKRVGLPEMQETEAVELMAYTAMHSVNLEGKERPNIIDIVANLERALALCEEVRTSCCSTTFSIPSD, from the coding sequence ATGACAGTCAAGCTTTCCTATCTCCCCACAATCCTTTTCGTGGCTATCACCCCCTCATTGCTCCATGTTGTTGTGGTCAAAAGTCTTGGCACTGCCTCCACCATTGCCATCACGTATAGTACTCCTACTGCCTGTGGTATCGTCGCTGGGGAACCAACCCAACGAGTTCAGTGCTACCAAAATGGTCAAGCCATTGCCTTGCAACCGAATATTTCTTTTGAAGCTATTTCTGGAGGCCTGAACTTCTTGTGTGGCCTCAGGTCTGGAGGCCTGGCTATTCTATGTTGGGAGACCGCTGCTATATCTCATTTTTCAAGCTTGCAACCAAAGCGTATATACTACAGCAACACTGTCAGATTGACTGATCTAACAGTTGGAGATGTTCAGGTTTGTGCTAGAGAGGTCAACTCTGGCATGGTTAAGTGCTGGAGAGGAGTTGGGAGAGGTAAGTCTTCTTTTCCATCACCTGGGGTGGCTTTAAAATTTAGTACAATCACATCTGGTAGTGGCTTTACCTGTGGGATTTTGATGAATAATAGTAGAGTTCATTGTTGGGGTAATAGTGATGTGGGAACTGAGATTGAGAGACAGTTTGGCAATTTGACTATGTTAAACTTGGTTGCTGGAGAGTCTCATGCTTGTGGATTGGCTAGGAGTGGAGTTTTGGTCTGTAAAGGGAGCAATGGTTCGAGACAATTGGATGCTCCTTTTAATTCAACTTTTGAATTTTCAGCACTTGCACTAGGAGCAAATTTTACTTGTTCTATTGAGCAAAGAAATGGATTAGTACAATGTTGGGGAGAAGCTAATAAATTTCAACTGGATAGTTACATATCAGAAAATGATTCACTAGATTTGATTGTTGCTGGTTTGAATTTCATATGTGGGCTTACAACAAGGAATTTATCGATGATTTGTTGGGGAATGGGATGGTCTAATGCTCTTAGTCATGGAGATGATCTTCCATTAGGAACAATAATTCCAGGTTCCTGTGTTCAGTCTTCATGCAGCACTTGTGGTATGTATCCAAATTCTGAGACTTTATGCGGTGGCTCTGGGAGTATCTGCAAATCATGCCAGATTGAACGCCCACTTGCATTGCCATTGCCACCGATAACACCACCTCCATCCGAAGAACTGCAACCAGTCCTTCAAGTGAAGTCAAGAAACAAGATTTCTTTGGTTTTTCTGATCGTCGGTTCTGTTGGTGCTTTAGCAGGGATTGGCACTATTGTTTATTTCTTAAgcatatttttacataaaagatATAGCAATACTGTCCAACCGTCAACTACTGATGTAAATTTGAATATTGGTGCTTCAGTGAACAGCGATTCTACTGCCCCACCTTTAAGATTATTTTCCATTAGGAGTTATGGCTCACGAAGGTTAGGACAGCAGAGAAACGGGTCATCTTCCAGGCGTACAGAAAGGACACAGAATTTTTCCCTATCAGAGCTTCTTACTGCTACTAACAATTTCTCATTGGAAAACAAGATTGGTTCAGGGAGCTTTGGCACTGTTTACAAAGGCGAACTTCCTGATGGTCGTGAAGTGGCCATTAAAAGAGGAGAAACTGGTATGAAGATGAGGAAACTCCAGGAGAAAGAAATTGCATTTGATTCCGAACTAGCACTTTTATCTCGGCTTCACCATAAGCATCTACTGGGGCTTATAGGTTTCtgtgaagaaaatgatgaaaggCTTTTGGTCTATGAGTACATGAGCAACAGGTCTCTCCATGATCATTTGCATAGCAAGGAAAATACTGAAAAGAGTAGCAGCATTTTGAATTCTTGGAAAATGAGGATCAAGATTGCATTAGACGCGGCTAGAGGAATTGAGTATCTGCACAACTATGCAGTGCCACCTATTATTCATAGAGACATCAAGTCCTCCAATATTCTGCTTGATGCAAATTGGACAGCTAAAGTATCTGATTTTGGATTATCACTAATGGAGCCAGAATTTGATCAAGAATTCTTGTCAACCAGGGCAGCTGGGACAGTAGGATATATTGATCCTGAGTATTATGTATTGAATGTGTTAACAGCAAAAAGTGATGTTTATGGTTTAGGAGTGGTATTATTAGAACTTCTGACAGGAAAGAGGGCTGTGTTCAAGAATGATGAAGACGGTGTGGTCCCAATGGGAGTTGTAGAGTACGCAACACCATTGATAGCAAAAGGGATGCTGCAGAATGTGCTGGATAAAAGGGTGGGGCTACCGGAGATGCAAGAGACTGAAGCAGTGGAGCTTATGGCCTATACTGCAATGCATTCTGTAAATTTGGAGGGAAAGGAGAGGCCTAATATTATTGACATAGTTGCTAATTTGGAAAGAGCATTGGCTCTCTGTGAAGAGGTCCGCACTAGTTGCTGTTCGACCACATTCTCCATTCCTTCAGATTGA
- the LOC133691884 gene encoding phosphoinositide phospholipase C 2-like isoform X3 has protein sequence MSRQSFKVCFCFRRIFKLRVLEPPEDVKILFDQYSQNGTMSLDNLRGFLVEFQGEYNATRDDAQAIFNSLKHLNIFSRRGLHLEAFFRYLLGDLNGPLSPSRVVHHDMTQPLAHYFLYTGHNSYLTGNQLSSDSSVEPIIKALRRGVRVIELDLWPRSKKDEVEVRHGGTLTNPVDLLKCLNAIKDNAFQASEYPVVITFEDHLPANLQGQVAEMVTKTFGEMLYRPETDQLREFPSPESLKKKVMISTKPPKEYLETPSSKSAKRSKISSKKEQWNNGETASKSDNETCDKDEEDEGESLQEEDEDMTVPEYRHLISINAGKPKGALQNWLSIDEKKVRRLSLSEQELENATRRHGADIIRFTQRNLLRVYPKGTRITSSNYNPFVGWAHGAQMVAFNMQGYGKHLWVMQGMFKANGGCGYVKKPDFLLSNEVFDPSVRLPVKKILKVTIYMGEGWDLDFRRTHFDMYSPPDFFVKEF, from the exons ATGTCTAGGCAGTCTTTCAAAGTCTGCTTCTGTTTCAGGAGAATATTCAAACTCAGGGTGCTTGAGCCTCCTGAAGACGTCAAGATCCTTTTTGACCAATACTCGCAGAATGGAACCATGTCTCTTGATAATCTACGTGGTTTCTTGGTTGAGTTTCAAGGAGAGTACAATGCCACCAGGGATGATGCTCAGGCTATCTTCAATAGTCTGAAGCATCTCAACATCTTCTCAAGAAGGGGCCTCCATCTTGAAGCCTTCTTCCGATATCTTCTTGGAGACCTTAACGGACCTCTCTCTCCATCTAGGGTG GTGCATCATGACATGACTCAACCACTGGCTCATTATTTCCTGTACACTGGCCATAACTCCTACTTGACTGGAAATCAACTAAGCAGTGATAGCAGTGTTGAACCTATTATAAAGGCTTTGAGGAGAGGTGTCAGGGTAATTGAACTAGATTTGTGGCCACGTTCCAAGAAAGACGAGGTGGAGGTTCGCCATGGAGG GACACTCACTAATCCAGTGGACCTCCTCAAATGCTTGAATGCCATCAAGGACAACGCTTTTCAGGCATCTGAATATCCAGTTGTGATAACTTTTGAAGACCACCTACCTGCAAATCTTCAGGGTCAGGTTGCAGAG ATGGTCACTAAAACATTTGGAGAGATGCTGTACCGTCCCGAGACAGATCAATTACGGGAATTTCCATCACCAGAGTCATTGAAGAAAAAGGTTATGATTTCAACTAAACCACCAAAAGAGTATCTTGAAACTCCAAGCAGTAAGTCTGCCAAAAGgtcaaaaatatcatcaaagaaaGAACAATGGAATAATGGTGAGACAGCTTCCAAAAGTGATAACGAAACTTGTGATAAG GATGAGGAAGACGAGGGAGAAAGTCTtcaagaagaagatgaggacATGACAGTTCCTGAATACAGGCATTTAATTTCCATTAACGCAGGTAAGCCGAAAGGTGCATTACAAAACTGGCTCAGCATAGATGAGAAAAAAGTAAGACGTCTAAGCCTGAGTGAACAAGAACTTGAAAATGCTACGAGAAGACATGGAGCTGACATTATCAG GTTCACACAGCGTAATTTGCTGAGAGTGTACCCCAAAGGTACACGCATTACTTCTTCTAATTACAATCCTTTTGTTGGGTGGGCGCATGGAGCTCAAATGGTTGCATTTAATATGCAG GGCTATGGGAAGCACCTGTGGGTTATGCAAGGGATGTTTAAAGCCAATGGAGGCTGTGGTTATGTAAAAAAACCTGATTTTTTATTGAGTAACGAGGTTTTCGATCCTAGTGTGCGATTACCGGTTAAGAAAATTCTGAAG GTGACAATTTACATGGGGGAAGGTTGGGATTTGGATTTTCGGCGCACGCATTTTGATATGTATTCTCCACCAGACTTCTTTGTAAAA GAATTTTAA
- the LOC133691884 gene encoding phosphoinositide phospholipase C 2-like isoform X2, producing the protein MSRQSFKVCFCFRRIFKLRVLEPPEDVKILFDQYSQNGTMSLDNLRGFLVEFQGEYNATRDDAQAIFNSLKHLNIFSRRGLHLEAFFRYLLGDLNGPLSPSRVHHDMTQPLAHYFLYTGHNSYLTGNQLSSDSSVEPIIKALRRGVRVIELDLWPRSKKDEVEVRHGGTLTNPVDLLKCLNAIKDNAFQASEYPVVITFEDHLPANLQGQVAEMVTKTFGEMLYRPETDQLREFPSPESLKKKVMISTKPPKEYLETPSSKSAKRSKISSKKEQWNNGETASKSDNETCDKDEEDEGESLQEEDEDMTVPEYRHLISINAGKPKGALQNWLSIDEKKVRRLSLSEQELENATRRHGADIIRFTQRNLLRVYPKGTRITSSNYNPFVGWAHGAQMVAFNMQGYGKHLWVMQGMFKANGGCGYVKKPDFLLSNEVFDPSVRLPVKKILKVTIYMGEGWDLDFRRTHFDMYSPPDFFVKVGIAGVPADKAVYKTKPIEDDWQPVWNEKFEFKLTVPELAVLRITVLEYDTSGQHDFGGQTCLPISELRTGIRAIPLHDRRGDKYKNAKLLVQFELN; encoded by the exons ATGTCTAGGCAGTCTTTCAAAGTCTGCTTCTGTTTCAGGAGAATATTCAAACTCAGGGTGCTTGAGCCTCCTGAAGACGTCAAGATCCTTTTTGACCAATACTCGCAGAATGGAACCATGTCTCTTGATAATCTACGTGGTTTCTTGGTTGAGTTTCAAGGAGAGTACAATGCCACCAGGGATGATGCTCAGGCTATCTTCAATAGTCTGAAGCATCTCAACATCTTCTCAAGAAGGGGCCTCCATCTTGAAGCCTTCTTCCGATATCTTCTTGGAGACCTTAACGGACCTCTCTCTCCATCTAGG GTGCATCATGACATGACTCAACCACTGGCTCATTATTTCCTGTACACTGGCCATAACTCCTACTTGACTGGAAATCAACTAAGCAGTGATAGCAGTGTTGAACCTATTATAAAGGCTTTGAGGAGAGGTGTCAGGGTAATTGAACTAGATTTGTGGCCACGTTCCAAGAAAGACGAGGTGGAGGTTCGCCATGGAGG GACACTCACTAATCCAGTGGACCTCCTCAAATGCTTGAATGCCATCAAGGACAACGCTTTTCAGGCATCTGAATATCCAGTTGTGATAACTTTTGAAGACCACCTACCTGCAAATCTTCAGGGTCAGGTTGCAGAG ATGGTCACTAAAACATTTGGAGAGATGCTGTACCGTCCCGAGACAGATCAATTACGGGAATTTCCATCACCAGAGTCATTGAAGAAAAAGGTTATGATTTCAACTAAACCACCAAAAGAGTATCTTGAAACTCCAAGCAGTAAGTCTGCCAAAAGgtcaaaaatatcatcaaagaaaGAACAATGGAATAATGGTGAGACAGCTTCCAAAAGTGATAACGAAACTTGTGATAAG GATGAGGAAGACGAGGGAGAAAGTCTtcaagaagaagatgaggacATGACAGTTCCTGAATACAGGCATTTAATTTCCATTAACGCAGGTAAGCCGAAAGGTGCATTACAAAACTGGCTCAGCATAGATGAGAAAAAAGTAAGACGTCTAAGCCTGAGTGAACAAGAACTTGAAAATGCTACGAGAAGACATGGAGCTGACATTATCAG GTTCACACAGCGTAATTTGCTGAGAGTGTACCCCAAAGGTACACGCATTACTTCTTCTAATTACAATCCTTTTGTTGGGTGGGCGCATGGAGCTCAAATGGTTGCATTTAATATGCAG GGCTATGGGAAGCACCTGTGGGTTATGCAAGGGATGTTTAAAGCCAATGGAGGCTGTGGTTATGTAAAAAAACCTGATTTTTTATTGAGTAACGAGGTTTTCGATCCTAGTGTGCGATTACCGGTTAAGAAAATTCTGAAG GTGACAATTTACATGGGGGAAGGTTGGGATTTGGATTTTCGGCGCACGCATTTTGATATGTATTCTCCACCAGACTTCTTTGTAAAA GTTGGAATTGCGGGAGTCCCTGCGGATAAAGCTGTgtataaaacaaaaccaattgaAGATGACTGGCAACCAGTGTGGAATGAGAAATTTGAGTTCAAACTTACTGTTCCTGAATTGGCTGTGCTTAGAATTACAGTCCTCGAGTACGACACGTCTGGACAGCATGACTTTGGAGGCCAGACATGCTTACCTATATCAGAGCTGAGAACTGGGATTCGAGCAATTCCATTACATGATCGTAGAGGAGATAAGTACAAGAACGCAAAACTTCTCGTGCAATTTGAACTTAATTGA
- the LOC133691884 gene encoding phosphoinositide phospholipase C 2-like isoform X1 — protein MSRQSFKVCFCFRRIFKLRVLEPPEDVKILFDQYSQNGTMSLDNLRGFLVEFQGEYNATRDDAQAIFNSLKHLNIFSRRGLHLEAFFRYLLGDLNGPLSPSRVVHHDMTQPLAHYFLYTGHNSYLTGNQLSSDSSVEPIIKALRRGVRVIELDLWPRSKKDEVEVRHGGTLTNPVDLLKCLNAIKDNAFQASEYPVVITFEDHLPANLQGQVAEMVTKTFGEMLYRPETDQLREFPSPESLKKKVMISTKPPKEYLETPSSKSAKRSKISSKKEQWNNGETASKSDNETCDKDEEDEGESLQEEDEDMTVPEYRHLISINAGKPKGALQNWLSIDEKKVRRLSLSEQELENATRRHGADIIRFTQRNLLRVYPKGTRITSSNYNPFVGWAHGAQMVAFNMQGYGKHLWVMQGMFKANGGCGYVKKPDFLLSNEVFDPSVRLPVKKILKVTIYMGEGWDLDFRRTHFDMYSPPDFFVKVGIAGVPADKAVYKTKPIEDDWQPVWNEKFEFKLTVPELAVLRITVLEYDTSGQHDFGGQTCLPISELRTGIRAIPLHDRRGDKYKNAKLLVQFELN, from the exons ATGTCTAGGCAGTCTTTCAAAGTCTGCTTCTGTTTCAGGAGAATATTCAAACTCAGGGTGCTTGAGCCTCCTGAAGACGTCAAGATCCTTTTTGACCAATACTCGCAGAATGGAACCATGTCTCTTGATAATCTACGTGGTTTCTTGGTTGAGTTTCAAGGAGAGTACAATGCCACCAGGGATGATGCTCAGGCTATCTTCAATAGTCTGAAGCATCTCAACATCTTCTCAAGAAGGGGCCTCCATCTTGAAGCCTTCTTCCGATATCTTCTTGGAGACCTTAACGGACCTCTCTCTCCATCTAGGGTG GTGCATCATGACATGACTCAACCACTGGCTCATTATTTCCTGTACACTGGCCATAACTCCTACTTGACTGGAAATCAACTAAGCAGTGATAGCAGTGTTGAACCTATTATAAAGGCTTTGAGGAGAGGTGTCAGGGTAATTGAACTAGATTTGTGGCCACGTTCCAAGAAAGACGAGGTGGAGGTTCGCCATGGAGG GACACTCACTAATCCAGTGGACCTCCTCAAATGCTTGAATGCCATCAAGGACAACGCTTTTCAGGCATCTGAATATCCAGTTGTGATAACTTTTGAAGACCACCTACCTGCAAATCTTCAGGGTCAGGTTGCAGAG ATGGTCACTAAAACATTTGGAGAGATGCTGTACCGTCCCGAGACAGATCAATTACGGGAATTTCCATCACCAGAGTCATTGAAGAAAAAGGTTATGATTTCAACTAAACCACCAAAAGAGTATCTTGAAACTCCAAGCAGTAAGTCTGCCAAAAGgtcaaaaatatcatcaaagaaaGAACAATGGAATAATGGTGAGACAGCTTCCAAAAGTGATAACGAAACTTGTGATAAG GATGAGGAAGACGAGGGAGAAAGTCTtcaagaagaagatgaggacATGACAGTTCCTGAATACAGGCATTTAATTTCCATTAACGCAGGTAAGCCGAAAGGTGCATTACAAAACTGGCTCAGCATAGATGAGAAAAAAGTAAGACGTCTAAGCCTGAGTGAACAAGAACTTGAAAATGCTACGAGAAGACATGGAGCTGACATTATCAG GTTCACACAGCGTAATTTGCTGAGAGTGTACCCCAAAGGTACACGCATTACTTCTTCTAATTACAATCCTTTTGTTGGGTGGGCGCATGGAGCTCAAATGGTTGCATTTAATATGCAG GGCTATGGGAAGCACCTGTGGGTTATGCAAGGGATGTTTAAAGCCAATGGAGGCTGTGGTTATGTAAAAAAACCTGATTTTTTATTGAGTAACGAGGTTTTCGATCCTAGTGTGCGATTACCGGTTAAGAAAATTCTGAAG GTGACAATTTACATGGGGGAAGGTTGGGATTTGGATTTTCGGCGCACGCATTTTGATATGTATTCTCCACCAGACTTCTTTGTAAAA GTTGGAATTGCGGGAGTCCCTGCGGATAAAGCTGTgtataaaacaaaaccaattgaAGATGACTGGCAACCAGTGTGGAATGAGAAATTTGAGTTCAAACTTACTGTTCCTGAATTGGCTGTGCTTAGAATTACAGTCCTCGAGTACGACACGTCTGGACAGCATGACTTTGGAGGCCAGACATGCTTACCTATATCAGAGCTGAGAACTGGGATTCGAGCAATTCCATTACATGATCGTAGAGGAGATAAGTACAAGAACGCAAAACTTCTCGTGCAATTTGAACTTAATTGA